Genomic segment of Hoplias malabaricus isolate fHopMal1 chromosome 14, fHopMal1.hap1, whole genome shotgun sequence:
agaGTGTAGTGTTCATCACTCTGTATTTTACTGTACGTCCAACAACCTTTAAATTAAGAAGTTTTGTGCcatgccctcgtcctgtcatgtctgtttccccggccatgtgctcgctctcagcacatggctctgtttgttgttaccctagtcccgcctttgttctgcctcctcgtctgtgtctcatttgtccgctgtcctcattatctgtctcaggtgtgtctcatttgtgttaagtatttaagtccccttgtatcacttcctcctgtcggacatttcacctttgtttgttcctaagtcatgtcgtgttgtttctcttCCACTTCAAAGTCAGGTCGTTATTGTTTCCTagttttgtcattttgtgtatttcctgttcctagtcatgtcatgttgtttcttcCCATTCCAAatcatgtcgttttgtttaaaatcctagtcttgttgtttcccctgttgcctgtctttgttttgttatatcttttgttaaattaaactcactgtgttttagcaagtgcgttcgcctccgtcagtcccctccgtgatccgtgacagaatGTCCAACCAATTTAAGAATGCAGCTAACACTAGAGTCTGTATGACAGGGCTGTGGAATGGAATAACCGGCTCCAGCTCATGCCCGGCACGGTTCCTTATCCCCTACCAGAGGAGTCGACTCTTAAATTGAGTGATTACCCCAGCGTGAATCATGGGAACAGGCTTAAGAAACGTGCTGGAGTCACCCCCTCgatggtggattaccccctcaggtccgggtaaattttttttgggggggttaagggtgggggctgttagcctccgactTCAGGACAAAAGAAGTGAGGCTAACAGaggcgcacctctgggggatccatggataaagaaatccctcaagagtgcgcccatcagaccccctaaacccttaacagctCCAGTGCAGGATGtcgttgcagggccccctgcctccatggacatcgtcgcagggccccctgcgcCGTAGACGTTGTCGAAGGGCCCCCAGCTCCCAAGCACCTCTCTGCACTTCCTCCTGACCTCTAGGAGAAGATTGCAAGCCTCTTGGCgcgtctggaggtctccatgAATGCGGCATCCgccactcctgtctccgtgaacgtggcacccgccgctcctgtccccgtgaacgcggcgcccgccgctcctatCTCCATGAACgtggcacccgccgctcctgtttcCGTGGAGGCGGCTcccacagccgctcctgtctctgggAAGGCGGCAcactcagccgctcctgtcccagcgtaggcggcttcctcagccgctcctgtcccagtgaaGGAGGCTtcctcagctgctcctgtcccagCGATGGCGGTGTCCCCCACCGcatctgcacccgtgactgtggctccggccacctctgcacccgtgactgtggctccggctgCTTCTGCACCAGTGACTGTAACTCCGGCCACTTctgcacctgtgactgtggctccggccacttctgcacctgtgactgtggcttcggccgattctgcacccgtgactgtggctttgGTCGCATCAggtcatgtccgtaggtcggcccccAGGACTTCGGAGCCGATCCCTAGAGCTGTGCCCAGTCTGGCTTCTTGGACAGCCCCACAGACTTtggccagtcctgggcaccctcctgttcttcacagggcaccagtccttcacagggcaccagtccttcacagggcgacacacgctcacacatttactcacacactcacacctacggacacttttgagtctccaatccacctaccaacgtgtgtttttggagcgtgggaggaaaccggagcaaccggaggaaacccacgcagacacagggagaatgcaccacactcctcacagacagtcacccggaggaaacccacacagacacagagagaacacaccacactcctcacagacagtcacccggaggaaacccacacagacacagagagaacacaccacactcctcacagacagtcacccggaggaaacccacacagacacagagagaacacaccacactcctcacagacagtcacccggaggaaacccacacagacacagggagaacacaccacactcctcacagacagtcacccggagcgggaatcgaatccacaacctccaggtcctttaTTTTTGAGTGTACAGACAAAACCTCCCACAATAAGAACATCACTTATGAAGGAAATCATTGTTCTCACATTTATGgattaataaaaacattgtgtTGATTCACCAGTTACTTGATGATAATCATCATTATATTTCCTACTCTGATTTTTGCAACAAATTTGGAATGATCTGTTAAATTACTGAATttacaaaagtgtgtgtgactctATCCCAGGTAATCACAAGGTTACAAAAGTTATTTCCTTACAGAACTATATCATATTGGTTAATGGGGCTGATGTAGCAGACAAGAAATGTAACACTAATTTTATAGTGCGGCTATTATCCTATAAATCTATTCCATTAGTAACCTTGCAGTTGTCAGCTCTACAAAGACAAAGCAGCCATTCCTTTCGTCTCTCCCTATAAATATATACTTAATAACAACATAAAAGAgctgtattttaaatatggcaTAGACACTACCCTGTCAATTTTAGCTTGTGTAAATTCTTTGATGTGAGTAATGCATGTGTCTTTTGTAAAGGAACAACAGAATCTATTGAAcacgtatttatttattgtatattttattactcTTTTTGGGTTGATCTCTTTTGAAAAGAAAATCCTCTCAGGACCCAACATATTTTTAACAACATTCTCCCAATCACTGACCTGCTCTGTTCACTACAGGTCTCTTTCATCTGCTGATAAATCTTTTCTGGATGAAGTCTATTATTCAGAATGCGGTCAAAAAAGTACAAGTTGACAGGTACCATGAGTGAATGGAGTTCAGATTCATGGGCTTTAAAGACCGGCAAGTAGCACTCATTACTTTATTATGAAAcgctactctctctctctctctctctctttccagtGAAACACCGGGATGTCTCATTAACGCTCTGctcagactcagagagagaggggatgaTTGGACTCGATGGAGAAGAAAAGTGGTACGCTGACTTTAGCTTGGAGAAAGGAGTAATGACTCTGCCGCAGTTCGCAGATCCGACCATCTATGAAGAAGAAACCTATGAGTGGGCTGTTACTAACATAAACGTCTGCAGAATCAACTTGAATATTGATGCAAAAGGTTATAATTACCCTGCAGAACCGAAAGGTAAGAAAgcataatgacaataatataaGATTTACACACAAGTAAAATACAGATCAGGGACGCTGCATCCAGTAgaaatcatttattaaaaatatcactTTTAGAACGCTCTATGTGCACTGAGAATGTTCTGGGAAAAGGATCCTCTGCAATCTACAGTACAGTGACTGTAATTACATTTATACCTGATTCCTTTATGTTATAAAGGATGAAATCTACTTGTGGGCGGCacgatggcacagcaggtagggtcgcagtcacacagctccagggacctggagattgtgggttcgattcctgctccgggtgactgtctgtgaggagttggtgcgttctctctgtgtctgcgtgggtttcctccaggtgactgtctgtgaggagttggtgtgttctccccatgtctgcatgggtttcctccgggtgactgtctgtgaggagttggtgtgttctccccgtgtccacgtgggtttcctccgggtgctccggtttcctcccacagtccaaaaacacacgttggcaggtggattggtgactccaaagtgtccgtagatgtgagtgtgtgagtgaatgtgtgtgtgggtgtgtgtgtgttgccctgtgaaggactggcgcccccccaccccagggtgtattccggccttgcgtccaatgattccaggtaggctctggacccaccgcgaaattgaattggataagcggttacagataatgaatgaatgaatgaatatctactTGTTACCCTCCATAGTGGTCAGTTCACCTGTAAAAccaattttgtttttatttatttatttatttatttatttatttatttatttatttattatccaaATTGATAGACCAAAGGTAAATGCTTATTATTCAGTAAATacatgaaataaatgtaaacgTTATGTtttgtgtaaagccttccccCAAATAActacaaaatgtgtttataaacataaaaaaaatatttaatatgtcaACTACACCCAATTAATCTGCCATGACATGAAGATGACCTATTTTTCTAAATTGTCCGTTGTCATTGTCATTGTCCTAAATTGTCATTGCCCGTTTCATCAGCTTCATTGCCCGTACAGGTccctctgtagttctacaattacagagtgtagtccatctgttgctctacatactttattatccccctttcaccctgtccttcaatgaCCAGGAACttcacaggacccccacagagcaggtgtgatgtggtggtggatcattctcagcgctgcagtgacactgacgtggtggtggtgtgttagtgtggtcTTGGTAcgagtggctcagacacagcagtgctgctggagtataTACACTCACATGCCAAAGTCACAGAcgttcacccggagcgggactcgaacccacaacctccagaaccctggagctgtgacagagacactacactCAAAATTTATAATAACTGCATACCTCATTGACATGTTTCAGACACACATTCCACATCAAACAGATAAAATCGCATcacaagaaaactggagatgaGGAAGCAACAAGTTAATGAAGGAAATACAGACTTATTTGAGAACCTTAAATCATTCATCGAGGCCAACAAGCTTGCACAATGATCCCATGCATGAAAGCTCATGTCTCTgccataaaaacacatttccagaggcAACAGCTCAAAATCAGCAAGCCACCAGCCACCCTCACTGGCAATTAGGACCTGCTTCCCCGGTCAAACAGTGGCAGTCAAACAGAGGCATGTCACCATACTATCTCACCGAGGGCTGACTTCAGACTTAAGAGTGTCAGTCCCACACCTGAATCCCCAAATTCAGATCTGCAGCACAAAGCAAGCCCACACCCATCACTGAAAAGATATGGGGATTAAAGCTGTCATTTTTGCAGCTCAAATGTTCAGTTTATAATTTTCTCCCTCAGGGGCtggttttaaagacatttttgtaCAGAGAGGCAATTTTGAGAAAATACTGTAATGGCTGCTGGAGACTGAGAAGGGCTGGAAATCATGGGgaagctcccagcatgcacagCGGCTCGCCCTCTTTATGGTATTAAGGTTTTTTAGGGGTTGTGTTGTTGTTCGTTGttgctgtgtttatgtgagtgccTTGACTTGGTGAGTAGCGAGATGTTGTTGGGGGCTCACTGTGGTGTTGCCCCTAAACAGCACACCCAAATACTGCCTAATTCTTTTGAGTTTTTTGGAAAAAGAGGTCTTAATAATCTTATGGCTGATCTATAACATAATGAAAGTCTGTTGATGCTTAGTAATTTGAATAACTTCATCCATAGTTGCCCCTCAGAGCTCAATCTATGCCAAGAGAAGTGTACAGCTGGGCTCTAAAAACACCCTCATCTGTCACATCACTGGATTCTACCCTCCACATGTGGAAGTGACCTGGACCAGGAACAATGTCAATGTGACGGATGAAGCCAGTCTCAGCAGATATTACATTAACACTGAAGATGGCACCTTTAACCAGATCTCTCATCTGAGCTTCACTCCAGAGGAGGGGGACATCTACTCCTGCAGTGTGCAGCACACAGCCCTGGACAGAGCACTGACCAAAACATGGGGTGAGAGTTACCTGATtattaatctgttt
This window contains:
- the LOC136666314 gene encoding H-2 class II histocompatibility antigen, A-Q alpha chain-like, producing MKLCLILVCAALLYTVSAVKHRDVSLTLCSDSEREGMIGLDGEEKWYADFSLEKGVMTLPQFADPTIYEEETYEWAVTNINVCRINLNIDAKGYNYPAEPKVAPQSSIYAKRSVQLGSKNTLICHITGFYPPHVEVTWTRNNVNVTDEASLSRYYINTEDGTFNQISHLSFTPEEGDIYSCSVQHTALDRALTKTWEVDVELPGVGASVFCGVGLAGGLLGVTVGTFFLIKGNDCN